Proteins encoded in a region of the Zea mays cultivar B73 chromosome 2, Zm-B73-REFERENCE-NAM-5.0, whole genome shotgun sequence genome:
- the LOC103648967 gene encoding CCR4-NOT transcription complex subunit 1, translating to MINNISISNMEAKAKEFNEVIQEQYYPWFAQYMVMKRASIEPNFHDLYLKFFDKVNSKSLNKEILKATYENCKVLLRSDLIKSSSEERSLLKT from the exons ATGATCAACAATATATCCATCTCAAATATGGAAGCTAAGGCAAAGGAATTTAATGAGGTCATACAGGAACAATATTATCCTTGGTTTGCACAATACATGGTCATGAAAAG GGCAAGCATTGAACCAAATTTCCATGatctgtatctgaagttctttgaTAAAGTAAACTCAAAATCCTTGAACAAGGAAATACTGAAAGCCACATATGAGAACTGCAAG GTCTTGTTAAGATCAGACCTTATCAAATCAAGTTCCGAGGAGCGCTCCTTGCTAAAAACCTAG